In Uranotaenia lowii strain MFRU-FL chromosome 2, ASM2978415v1, whole genome shotgun sequence, one genomic interval encodes:
- the LOC129745974 gene encoding EGFR adapter protein-like, producing MQEVEYFSDILSSAGSHRPATRTETQKQQPRNQTATRVVHLARKCSYDDFGLDSQKHHQEHPPSALTSHNKCDENVNHAADPFRLLPGGTTTTTSTTSSSSSASSPFASSSSSANSSEEDNSPTEMNNCLKFAEKPTLIKRFALGFLRATEENLPLMCDHHKSSPTSPQKKLNDILSEDIYNLDRIVSSKFGDSCRQSLATGRPLPAAAVPSFRPDVEYEFRRNVLMRRQTNSANSSPKRFIPNIKRTDSLNSIEDNDLDSASWFQAGLPREISLEVLTEQAPGAFLVRRSTTKHGCFALSLRVPPPGPKVVHYLILRTERGYKIKGFTKEFSSLRALITHHSVMPEMLPVPLSLPRPQNIPIKCKRVDDYDSFSTLHEFSKLFSDLDL from the exons ATGCAGGAAGTGGAATATTTTAGCGATATCTTATCCAGTGCCGGATCCCATCGTCCGGCCACCAGGACGGAAACCCAAAAACAGCAACCCAGAAACCAGACGGCGACAAGGGTGGTGCATCTTGCTCGGAAATGTAGCTACGACGACTTCGGACTGGATTCTCAGAAGCACCACCAGGAGCATCCGCCGTCAGCTCTAACCTCACATaacaaatgcgatgaaaatgTAAATCATGCCGCAGATCCTTTCCGGCTGCTGCCCGGgggaacgacgacgacgacgtcgacaACGTCATCGTCTTCATCGGCGTCGTCACCTTTTGCGTCCTCCTCGTCGTCGGCCAATTCATCGGAGGAGGACAATTCGCCCACCGAGATGAACAACTGCCTCAAGTTTGCCGAGAAGCCTACCCTG ATCAAACGCTTCGCGCTAGGATTTTTGCGCGCCACCGAGGAAAATCTACCGCTGATGTGCGACCATCataaatcatctccaacttcaccGCAGAAGAAACTGAACGACATCCTGTCGGAGGACATCTACAACCTGGATCGGATCGTTTCGAGCAAATTCGGTGACTCGTGCCGTCAATCGCTCGCCACGGGACGCCCTCTTCCGGCTGCTGCCGTTCCCTCCTTCCGGCCGGATGTGGAATACGAGTTCCGCCGGAATGTGCTCATGCGGCGGCAGACCAACAGTGCCAATTCGAGCCCGAAACGGTTCATTCCGAACATCAAACGGACGGACAGTCTGAATAGCATCGAAGACAACGACTTGGACAGCGCTTCGTGGTTCCAGGCTGGACTGCCGAGAGAAATTTCGCTGGAGGTGCTGACAGAACAGGCCCCAGGGGCTTTCCTGGTGCGAAGAAGTACTACCAAGCACGGATGCTTTGCACTTTCCTTGAGGGTACCACCGCCTGGGCCAAAAGTAGTGCATTATTTAATCTTGAGAACCGAACGTGGTTATAAAATTAAG GGCTTCACCAAGGAATTTTCCTCGTTGCGGGCCCTGATAACACACCATTCGGTGATGCCGGAAATGCTTCCGGTTCCGCTGTCCCTTCCTAGGCCCCAAAACATCCCCATCAAGTGCAAACGAGTGGACGACTACGATAGCTTTAGCACCCTGCACGAGTTTTCCAAATTGTTCTCCGATCTGGACCTGTGA